The following DNA comes from Campylobacter sp. MIT 12-8780.
GCTTGTATTGGAGTGAAGGTTGTTTTGTTTGTTTTGGTGTTTTGCCTACCTTTGATATTTTCTTTCTCATTTTCTATGATAGTTTCTATTGATTTTAACTCATTTTGTGTTTGGCTTGCTTCTTTGTTTTGAAGTTTTTGCCATTGTGTTTTAAACTCATCAATACTCAAATCAGAACTAAACAAATCAAGTATTTTAGACATATAGGCAATGCCTTCTTCAAGAGTTTTAACTGAGTTGCTATCTCCTAAAAAAGAATTGCTTTCTATAAAGTCGTTTAAGCTCCTAATGTCTTCTTTGCTTATCGTGGTATCAAAACCCATTAGTTTGCCACTTATGGTTGTTTGCCCACTGATTAGAAAACCATTTTCGTTTTGATTGAGTTGATTTTTTGCAAAAGCTACAAAAATTCCTCCTTTACTTATACTGCCATTTTCTTTTATATAAGAATTTGCATTTTTTTGAATGCTGGTGTAATTTTCATATTTTTGGGAAGAATATGAAGAAAAACTAAAAGAATTTTGAGTATTTTTACTAAAAAAGGCAGAAGTTTCATCTTTGCTTACTGCCTTGTTTAGTTGATTTATATCATTATAAATTTCAAGCACATTGAGATTTTTTCTATCATATTTAAAACCCAAAGGTAGGCTTTGAATTTGTTCCTTGCTAAGTGAATCTTCGCTTGAATACGACATAATCTGGTTAAAAATTTTACTTACATTTTGCAAGGTTTTCTCAAAATCTATATTGGAAAAATGTTTGTTTTGCAAGAGTTGATTTAATAGCTCTTGCATATCCTTGGAGTAAATTTTATATTCTTTGGGTAAATTTAATTTTTCATTAAAATCACTAGTAAAAAAGCCTTCTTTATCCACACCATAACCTAAGACTTGAGAGACTGCCTTGTTTTTATCTTGGACTAAATTTGAAATGTTTGAA
Coding sequences within:
- a CDS encoding Cj0814 family flagellar-dependent secreted protein, with amino-acid sequence MQTNSINSYLSSASLNHINTLNSQQEKTKNSNETLAKTNNATQAINLNITQTNTLNSNISNLVQDKNKAVSQVLGYGVDKEGFFTSDFNEKLNLPKEYKIYSKDMQELLNQLLQNKHFSNIDFEKTLQNVSKIFNQIMSYSSEDSLSKEQIQSLPLGFKYDRKNLNVLEIYNDINQLNKAVSKDETSAFFSKNTQNSFSFSSYSSQKYENYTSIQKNANSYIKENGSISKGGIFVAFAKNQLNQNENGFLISGQTTISGKLMGFDTTISKEDIRSLNDFIESNSFLGDSNSVKTLEEGIAYMSKILDLFSSDLSIDEFKTQWQKLQNKEASQTQNELKSIETIIENEKENIKGRQNTKTNKTTFTPIQAESKNETYKAIDTNELLKKLLEESFDEKDFLKMLFGIKDENLNLKSLD